Proteins from one Azospirillum brasilense genomic window:
- a CDS encoding mismatch-specific DNA-glycosylase has protein sequence MTDSEGPIPDIIAPGLNALFVGFNPGTRSGLLGHNYAGPGNQFWKLLAEAGLTPRRLRPEEDRLLPEFGLGSTNLVARATPSAADLSRTELRSGVPRLRALIAEFRPRVIAYTGKGVYLAAADRIRADWGVQPDSLFDGPVDVVLPSPSGLARLPFAEKLRWFCEVKRVIDAEVDTRR, from the coding sequence ATGACCGATTCCGAAGGCCCCATCCCCGACATCATCGCCCCCGGCCTGAACGCCTTGTTCGTCGGATTCAATCCGGGAACGCGTTCCGGCTTGCTCGGCCACAATTACGCGGGGCCGGGCAACCAATTCTGGAAATTGCTGGCGGAGGCCGGCCTGACCCCGCGCCGGCTGCGCCCGGAGGAGGACCGGCTGTTGCCGGAGTTCGGGCTGGGCTCCACTAACCTCGTGGCGCGTGCGACGCCAAGCGCCGCCGATCTCAGCCGGACGGAACTGCGCAGCGGCGTGCCGCGTTTGCGCGCTCTGATCGCAGAGTTCCGGCCGCGGGTGATCGCCTACACGGGGAAAGGGGTCTATCTCGCCGCTGCGGATCGCATCCGGGCGGACTGGGGCGTGCAGCCGGACAGCCTGTTCGATGGTCCGGTGGACGTCGTGCTGCCCTCGCCCAGCGGACTCGCCCGGCTGCCCTTCGCGGAAAAGCTGCGCTGGTTCTGCGAGGTCAAGCGGGTCATCGACGCTGAAGTTGACACCCGCCGCTGA
- a CDS encoding LysR family transcriptional regulator, with protein MKRPSLNDLSAFVAVATHRSFRRAADELGTAPSTLSHAMRGLEDRLGVRLLNRTTRSVSPTEAGRELLGRLQVALTSLDEALDAATAFRGNVAGKVRINAPRVAAALLVRDVLPRMVERFPDVTVDLVVEGRLIDIVSGGFDAGVRLIESIPRDMIAVPFPDPIGFVCVASPAYLQRAGEPTTPDDLQRHRCIGHRLPGGRLYRWEFERAGQELTVDVNGPVVLDDEELMAEAAAQGLGIAYVASWAAEAALAEGRLRTVLPGWMHKPERAAVYYPGHRAVPPALRAFLDVVKTMPTARETH; from the coding sequence ATGAAGCGCCCCTCCCTGAACGATCTCAGCGCCTTCGTGGCGGTCGCCACCCATCGCAGCTTCCGCCGCGCGGCGGATGAACTGGGAACGGCGCCGTCCACGCTGAGCCACGCGATGCGGGGGCTTGAGGACCGGCTGGGCGTGCGTCTCCTCAACCGCACGACCCGCAGCGTATCGCCGACCGAAGCGGGGCGTGAGCTGCTCGGCCGTCTGCAGGTGGCTCTGACTTCCCTGGACGAAGCGCTGGATGCCGCCACGGCCTTTCGCGGCAATGTGGCCGGCAAAGTCCGGATCAACGCGCCGCGCGTGGCCGCGGCGCTTCTCGTCCGCGATGTCCTCCCGCGCATGGTGGAACGGTTTCCCGACGTGACGGTGGACCTGGTCGTCGAGGGGCGGTTGATCGACATCGTGTCCGGCGGCTTCGATGCCGGCGTCCGCCTGATCGAGTCCATCCCGAGGGACATGATCGCCGTGCCCTTCCCGGACCCGATCGGCTTCGTCTGCGTCGCCTCCCCCGCCTATCTTCAGCGCGCCGGGGAGCCGACGACGCCGGACGATCTGCAGCGCCATCGCTGCATTGGACACCGCCTGCCCGGCGGCCGGCTGTACCGCTGGGAGTTCGAGCGGGCCGGGCAGGAATTGACGGTCGACGTCAACGGACCGGTGGTCCTCGACGATGAGGAGTTGATGGCGGAGGCCGCCGCCCAGGGCCTGGGGATCGCCTATGTGGCGAGTTGGGCCGCCGAAGCCGCGCTGGCGGAGGGACGGTTGCGGACCGTTCTGCCCGGCTGGATGCACAAGCCGGAGCGGGCGGCGGTGTATTATCCCGGCCACCGCGCCGTGCCGCCGGCCCTGCGGGCGTTCCTCGATGTCGTCAAGACCATGCCGACCGCTCGGGAAACGCATTGA
- a CDS encoding YoaK family protein encodes MLVRQGEHRGVSADRSLAWSLAGIAGAVNAAGFYAAGLYSSHMTGTVSTMADHLALGEMGAFGMALAIIATFIAGATVSAVLINAGQRRGLSAIYAYSVCLEALLLAGLGAADVWLHELRGAALVMGLSFLMGLQNAIVTRISNARVRTTHVTGMITDIGIELGNLIDDLYHRNGRDRVRVTLDKLKTHLPTVGSFFLGGVLGVLGYSAWGAMLFVTLAAILAGFAAPVILAEWRTAE; translated from the coding sequence ATGCTGGTCCGGCAGGGTGAGCATCGTGGCGTGTCGGCGGACCGCAGTCTGGCCTGGTCGCTGGCGGGCATCGCCGGCGCCGTCAACGCCGCGGGATTCTACGCCGCCGGCCTCTACTCCTCGCACATGACCGGCACCGTCTCGACCATGGCCGATCATCTGGCGCTGGGCGAGATGGGCGCCTTCGGCATGGCGCTGGCCATCATCGCCACCTTCATCGCCGGGGCGACGGTGTCGGCGGTGCTCATCAACGCCGGGCAGCGCCGCGGCCTGTCGGCGATCTACGCCTACAGCGTCTGCCTCGAAGCCCTGCTGCTCGCCGGGCTCGGCGCCGCCGACGTCTGGCTGCACGAGCTTCGCGGCGCCGCACTGGTCATGGGGTTGAGCTTCCTGATGGGGTTGCAGAACGCCATCGTCACGCGGATTTCCAACGCCCGCGTCCGCACCACCCACGTCACCGGCATGATCACCGACATCGGGATCGAGCTTGGCAACCTGATCGACGATCTCTACCACCGCAACGGCCGGGATCGCGTCCGGGTGACGCTCGACAAGCTGAAGACCCATCTGCCGACCGTCGGGTCCTTTTTCCTGGGCGGCGTCCTGGGGGTTCTGGGCTACAGCGCCTGGGGCGCCATGCTGTTCGTGACGCTGGCGGCCATCCTTGCCGGCTTCGCCGCCCCTGTGATTCTCGCCGAATGGCGGACCGCGGAGTAG
- a CDS encoding RidA family protein, with amino-acid sequence MSKRGAIFPAGRQALYEIHRYSAAIRSGDLLFVSGQVGGREDGSPEPDFAKQVQRAFDNLREVLRAAGATFDDIVDVTTFHTDPEAQFETVLSVKDRMFPQKPYPNWTAVGVNWLAGFDFEIKVIARVPQSA; translated from the coding sequence ATGTCCAAGCGCGGCGCCATCTTTCCTGCCGGTCGGCAGGCGCTCTACGAGATCCACCGCTACTCCGCCGCCATCCGGTCCGGCGATCTGCTCTTCGTGTCGGGGCAGGTCGGGGGCCGCGAGGACGGCTCGCCCGAGCCTGACTTCGCGAAGCAGGTTCAACGGGCCTTCGACAATCTGCGCGAGGTTTTGCGGGCGGCCGGCGCCACCTTCGACGACATCGTGGACGTGACGACCTTCCACACCGATCCGGAGGCACAGTTCGAGACCGTCCTGTCCGTCAAAGACCGGATGTTTCCGCAAAAGCCCTATCCCAACTGGACCGCGGTCGGCGTGAACTGGCTCGCCGGCTTTGATTTTGAAATCAAGGTGATCGCTCGGGTTCCACAAAGCGCCTGA
- a CDS encoding sigma-70 family RNA polymerase sigma factor has translation MNDVPSDPSFFENRPDLIRLAYRMLGSVADAEDVVQDAYLRWLATDRETVRQPAALLRTIVTRLCLNELKSARRRRETYIGPWLPEPIVDMWESDSIDDITLPLMIALERLSPLERAAFLLHDVFGMGFDDVANAIGRDAAACRKLASRARGHIQAARPRFPVTKEHGLEIAAAFFAASRNGDMDRLRLLLADDVTASADGGGRVPASQRPLIGAGEVMARHVQLAQEFKQSPSLLIRYAIIDGLPGFISVEGGGMVQTSALQIERGKIVAIYITRNPDKLRHLNGVPVQQPTTQWRPSARMAERHGGCPWRVKSEPGCGPAKEASPHDSTRFPGSA, from the coding sequence ATGAACGACGTTCCCTCCGACCCATCATTCTTTGAAAATCGCCCCGACCTTATCCGTCTCGCATACAGGATGCTTGGATCGGTGGCGGATGCCGAGGACGTTGTTCAGGATGCCTATCTCCGCTGGCTGGCGACCGACCGTGAGACGGTCCGGCAGCCGGCAGCCTTGCTGCGCACCATTGTTACGCGCCTCTGCCTGAACGAACTGAAATCCGCAAGGCGCCGACGCGAAACCTATATCGGACCGTGGCTGCCGGAGCCCATTGTTGACATGTGGGAATCGGATTCCATCGACGATATCACGCTTCCCTTGATGATCGCGCTGGAGCGTCTATCGCCATTGGAGCGAGCGGCCTTTCTGCTGCACGATGTTTTCGGCATGGGGTTTGATGATGTCGCCAACGCCATAGGCCGTGACGCGGCAGCATGCCGCAAGCTGGCCAGTCGGGCGCGCGGCCATATCCAAGCGGCCCGGCCACGCTTCCCGGTGACGAAGGAACATGGGCTGGAGATCGCCGCCGCCTTCTTCGCCGCGTCGCGCAATGGCGACATGGACCGGCTGCGCCTGCTTCTGGCCGATGACGTAACCGCCAGCGCGGACGGCGGCGGTCGGGTGCCGGCTTCGCAGCGTCCACTGATCGGAGCCGGGGAGGTCATGGCGCGACACGTCCAGCTTGCACAGGAGTTCAAGCAGTCTCCATCCCTTCTCATACGCTATGCCATCATCGACGGGCTTCCCGGTTTCATTTCCGTCGAGGGGGGCGGGATGGTGCAGACCTCCGCCTTGCAGATCGAGCGGGGAAAGATCGTCGCGATCTACATCACCAGGAACCCGGACAAGTTGCGGCACTTGAACGGCGTTCCGGTGCAACAGCCAACGACGCAGTGGCGGCCGTCGGCACGGATGGCTGAGCGTCATGGGGGATGTCCATGGCGGGTGAAATCCGAGCCAGGATGCGGGCCGGCGAAGGAGGCCAGCCCGCATGACAGCACCCGCTTCCCTGGATCTGCGTGA
- a CDS encoding ParA family protein — protein MNGEELRAIRERRAEDQLSFATWLNGALNRRYDRSRISRWESGAERIPQQVAGFLAGQGGMAAVPQNTGMPKIQRAVVAVANQKGGVGKTTTAVNLSYALSTLGLKVMLLDSDPQGNATVHMGLDPGEIETQRKGIYNVVRGGASFDSILQPVCGGAVMLAPSSIGLAAAETELVAEPDNSLVLKEKLAEVRNRYDVIVIDCPPNLGLLTINALAASDLVLIPVQTEVFAGLGVPLLLETIAKIRRRSNPSLNIFGILPTMFSSRLTQDQASLREIQEHYEGRTRVLNAVPRATLFAQASGAGRPAIEADPNSNSVQAYGELARELAAHLQTAEDAHVS, from the coding sequence ATGAACGGGGAAGAACTGCGCGCCATCCGCGAACGGCGTGCCGAGGACCAGTTGAGCTTCGCGACATGGCTCAACGGCGCACTGAATCGCCGCTACGACCGTTCGCGGATCAGCCGGTGGGAAAGCGGAGCGGAGCGCATCCCCCAGCAGGTCGCCGGGTTCCTGGCCGGTCAGGGCGGCATGGCCGCCGTGCCGCAGAACACCGGGATGCCCAAGATTCAGCGCGCCGTGGTGGCCGTGGCCAATCAGAAGGGCGGCGTCGGCAAGACAACGACGGCGGTCAACCTGTCCTACGCGCTGTCCACGCTGGGCTTGAAGGTGATGCTTCTCGACAGCGATCCCCAGGGCAACGCCACCGTCCATATGGGACTCGACCCTGGCGAGATCGAAACCCAGCGCAAGGGCATCTATAATGTTGTCCGCGGCGGGGCGTCCTTCGACAGCATCCTCCAGCCGGTGTGCGGCGGTGCCGTCATGCTCGCCCCCTCCAGCATCGGGCTGGCCGCGGCGGAGACCGAGCTGGTGGCCGAGCCGGACAACTCGCTGGTGCTCAAGGAAAAGCTGGCGGAGGTGCGGAACCGTTACGATGTCATCGTGATCGACTGCCCGCCCAACCTCGGCCTTCTCACCATCAACGCGCTGGCGGCCAGCGATCTCGTGCTGATTCCCGTGCAGACGGAGGTGTTCGCCGGGCTCGGCGTGCCGCTGCTGCTGGAAACCATCGCCAAGATCCGCCGCCGCTCGAACCCGTCGCTGAACATCTTCGGCATCCTGCCGACCATGTTCTCGTCGCGTTTGACGCAGGATCAGGCCAGCCTGCGCGAGATTCAGGAGCATTACGAGGGGCGCACCCGCGTTCTGAACGCGGTGCCGCGCGCCACCCTGTTCGCCCAGGCGTCGGGCGCCGGCCGCCCGGCCATCGAGGCCGATCCGAATTCAAACAGCGTCCAGGCCTACGGCGAACTGGCGCGCGAACTGGCCGCTCACCTCCAGACTGCGGAAGACGCCCATGTCTCGTAA
- a CDS encoding trypsin-like peptidase domain-containing protein: MSYRVDDDQYPARAVVSIEATWGNRTYVGSGFLVGRNDVITASHVVYNAALGGKPSSLKIYPSYNPGKTDNVAYGVAKSQFFTNFDPDSDGRLIAGDFYRTTQSGSEIDVALLTLSQPIGDTYGYFGIDWNYSGGPANVLGYPTKYGRYEVFDSGTIRRSGVDTVYYLNADLEINPGNSGGPIYYSTANGAFAVGVVSTAIGAAALGGHAYWLRDALSANDSYIASGTQPVADSQRRAFVNNGVSGWEVQMDIYVGPLTTLKNVYLGTKSIEAVIGSELGDFMNLGAGDDAADGKGGDDVLDGGTGSNFLTGGAGNDTFFLDGRGTGVTWSTITDFEAGEWTTAWGWKEGVSKLSWEAMKGAKGAEGATVRIDFDGNGTIDGSITFTGKSVGAVITMPGQVGADSYLAFRLA; encoded by the coding sequence ATGTCCTACAGGGTCGACGACGATCAGTATCCGGCGCGCGCCGTGGTCTCCATCGAGGCCACTTGGGGAAACCGGACCTACGTCGGCTCGGGCTTTCTGGTCGGTCGCAACGACGTCATCACCGCGTCCCACGTCGTCTACAACGCCGCTCTCGGCGGCAAGCCGAGCAGCCTGAAGATCTACCCGTCCTACAATCCCGGCAAAACGGACAACGTCGCCTACGGCGTTGCCAAATCACAGTTTTTTACCAATTTCGATCCGGATTCGGATGGCCGGCTCATCGCCGGCGATTTCTACCGGACCACCCAGAGCGGGTCGGAGATCGACGTTGCCCTGCTGACCCTGTCCCAGCCGATCGGCGACACCTACGGCTATTTCGGGATCGATTGGAACTACAGCGGCGGGCCGGCCAACGTCCTGGGCTATCCTACCAAATACGGACGGTACGAAGTCTTTGACAGCGGCACCATCCGCCGGTCGGGCGTCGATACGGTCTATTATCTGAACGCCGACCTGGAGATCAATCCCGGGAACTCCGGCGGTCCGATCTACTACAGCACCGCAAACGGTGCCTTCGCCGTCGGCGTCGTGTCGACCGCCATCGGCGCCGCTGCGCTTGGCGGCCACGCCTACTGGCTGAGGGATGCCCTGTCCGCCAACGACTCCTACATCGCATCCGGCACCCAGCCGGTTGCCGACTCGCAGCGGCGTGCCTTCGTGAACAACGGCGTGTCCGGCTGGGAAGTGCAGATGGACATCTATGTCGGCCCGCTGACCACGCTGAAGAACGTCTATCTGGGCACCAAATCCATCGAGGCGGTGATCGGCAGCGAGCTGGGCGACTTCATGAATTTGGGCGCCGGCGACGATGCGGCGGACGGCAAGGGCGGCGATGACGTGCTGGACGGCGGCACCGGCTCCAACTTCCTGACCGGCGGGGCGGGCAACGACACCTTCTTCCTGGACGGGCGGGGCACCGGGGTCACCTGGTCCACCATCACCGATTTCGAGGCGGGCGAATGGACGACCGCCTGGGGATGGAAGGAGGGGGTGTCGAAGCTCTCCTGGGAAGCGATGAAGGGCGCCAAGGGGGCCGAGGGCGCCACGGTGCGCATCGACTTCGACGGCAACGGCACCATCGACGGCAGCATCACCTTCACCGGAAAATCGGTCGGCGCGGTCATCACCATGCCGGGGCAGGTCGGCGCCGACAGCTATCTGGCTTTCCGTCTGGCCTGA
- a CDS encoding replication protein RepA: MAKIHEQLTLEGFEAVLARTEDPKERRRVMMAHEALSNEMDAIGYLHAGFCQASLPHRKPKDETAPWVRNNGKYQLVVRPGILPLRDGTVLDVGVPYGAKARLIMIYLQTEARKTRSAHVDLGPSMSAWLRRLGLAPTGGERGNYKPVREQVLRIARSEFTLRTTTGPSTAEISDQRLIDGIKLWRDEEDTPDLFRTGGEWVRFVRLTQSFFEHLMEHAVPLDEHAIAKLKNSALALDAYVWLVHRLHRLDKQTVVPWHALSQHFGSVSEHRVLAFRLKEALKDVMAVYPDANIEPTSKGLVLRPSAPAVPSNKHLVLRPVRG, encoded by the coding sequence ATGGCGAAAATCCACGAGCAGCTTACCCTGGAGGGATTCGAGGCGGTTCTTGCCCGCACCGAAGACCCCAAGGAGCGCCGCCGTGTGATGATGGCCCATGAAGCGCTGTCCAACGAGATGGACGCGATCGGTTATCTCCACGCCGGCTTCTGCCAAGCCTCGCTGCCGCACCGCAAACCCAAGGACGAGACCGCCCCCTGGGTGCGCAACAACGGCAAGTACCAGCTCGTCGTCCGCCCCGGCATCCTGCCGCTGCGCGACGGGACGGTCCTGGACGTCGGCGTTCCCTACGGCGCCAAGGCGCGCCTGATCATGATCTACCTGCAGACCGAGGCGCGCAAGACGCGCAGCGCCCACGTCGATCTGGGTCCGAGCATGAGCGCGTGGCTGCGCCGTCTCGGGCTGGCCCCGACGGGTGGCGAGCGCGGCAACTACAAGCCGGTGCGCGAGCAGGTTCTGCGGATCGCCCGTAGCGAGTTCACCCTGCGCACCACCACCGGCCCTTCGACGGCGGAGATCTCCGACCAGCGCCTGATCGACGGCATCAAGCTGTGGCGGGACGAGGAGGACACGCCCGACCTGTTCCGCACCGGCGGTGAGTGGGTGCGCTTCGTCCGCCTGACCCAGAGCTTCTTCGAGCATCTGATGGAACACGCGGTCCCGCTGGATGAGCACGCCATCGCCAAGCTGAAGAACTCTGCCCTTGCGCTCGACGCCTATGTGTGGCTGGTCCACCGCCTGCACCGGCTGGACAAGCAGACGGTGGTTCCCTGGCACGCCCTGTCGCAGCATTTCGGCTCGGTCAGCGAGCACCGCGTCCTGGCCTTCCGCCTGAAGGAAGCGTTGAAGGACGTGATGGCCGTCTATCCCGATGCGAACATCGAGCCGACCTCCAAGGGCCTCGTCCTGCGCCCCTCGGCGCCGGCCGTGCCGTCGAACAAGCATCTCGTCCTGCGCCCCGTCCGCGGCTGA
- a CDS encoding ParB/RepB/Spo0J family partition protein — translation MSRKLERTSTRIFDKAAQRGGDALFGLSADFPRLIEVDLDRVHPNPDQPRRHFDDQSLQELANSIARHGLKQPVLVQDLGDGDYRLIAGERRLRACGLAGRQTIFAIVTDGDPDELALIENIQRVDLDAMELARAFARLIERHDYTHEALGQVIGRSQAEVTRTLSLLRLPADIVAEFETRHRSVPKSILTEIAAVDDPILQRKLWDTIKDGGTVKALREAKRAQMGGGEPESAAAARIQPAPAVRFVSAVQRIAKDFSTVDAGELRAHRKQLSEAQWQELRRLHALLDELLA, via the coding sequence ATGTCTCGTAAACTCGAACGGACCAGCACCCGCATTTTCGACAAGGCGGCGCAGCGCGGCGGGGACGCGCTGTTCGGGCTCTCCGCCGACTTCCCGCGGCTGATCGAGGTCGATCTCGACCGGGTGCACCCCAATCCCGACCAGCCGCGCCGCCATTTCGACGACCAGTCGCTGCAGGAGCTGGCGAATTCCATCGCCCGCCACGGGCTGAAGCAGCCGGTTCTCGTGCAGGATCTCGGCGACGGCGACTACCGGCTGATTGCCGGTGAGCGGCGCCTGCGCGCCTGCGGTTTGGCCGGACGCCAGACCATCTTCGCCATCGTCACCGACGGCGACCCCGACGAGCTGGCGCTGATCGAGAACATCCAGCGCGTCGACCTCGACGCCATGGAGTTGGCCCGCGCCTTCGCCCGGCTGATCGAACGGCACGACTACACGCACGAAGCGCTGGGGCAGGTCATCGGGCGCAGCCAGGCGGAGGTGACACGCACCCTGTCGCTGTTGCGTCTGCCGGCGGATATCGTCGCTGAATTTGAAACGCGCCACCGTTCCGTCCCGAAAAGCATCCTGACGGAGATCGCCGCGGTGGACGATCCGATCCTCCAGAGGAAGCTGTGGGACACGATCAAGGACGGCGGCACCGTCAAGGCGCTGCGCGAGGCCAAGCGCGCCCAGATGGGCGGTGGCGAGCCGGAATCCGCGGCGGCGGCGCGGATTCAGCCGGCCCCGGCGGTGCGGTTCGTCTCCGCCGTCCAGCGCATCGCCAAGGACTTCTCCACGGTCGACGCCGGGGAGCTGCGGGCGCACCGCAAGCAGCTCAGCGAGGCGCAATGGCAGGAGCTGCGCCGTCTCCACGCCCTCCTTGACGAGCTGTTGGCCTGA